One Pseudobacteroides sp. genomic window, ACACAGCAATAAGGTCTGTGTTTGGAATGAAGATGCACCCACCGTGATTTCGTGCGCCCATTTTAAGGACAAGCGGAGTCTGTGGACATCTTTTTTACAGGCTCTTTTTGTATTCCGCCGCTCAATGCCAGGACGGAAAGGAATACAAAATGAAATTTAAGAAAACACCGAGTAACAAGAGAGGTACATACACCTATTATGGTGTCAATGGGAAGGTCACGGTCAGGCCAGGTAAGGACGGTATTACAGAGGTGGACATTAAACTATTACACAGTTTGGATGACAACGAAGTTTACACTAACATCAAAAACAGCAGGCCTAAGATGGATAAGCAGGAAAAGGCAGCGGTTAAAGAATGGGAAGAGGCTCATCCCGGTGAGGTTGCACCAAAGAACTGGAATATCTCTATTGATGCTTCTGATGGTGAAGATGGTACTTCACAGGACAAAAGTAAAGTACTTGAAGAGGCATATTATTCTTTAGAAAAAGAGGTATCGCCTGCAGTAGAGCGTTTGCGTGATGTTGTAGAAACGCTGACCAAGGAGCAACAGGAACTTTACCAAATGGTAGTCATTCAAAGTATGACCCTTACTGAGGCAGCGGAGGTATTGGGGACAAGTATTCCCAATATTCACAAGCGTATAAATCGTATTTATGAGCAGATAAAAAAGAAATTTTGAAAAGTTTTATGTGGGGGTTAAAAACCCCCTACATTTTTTTGACTGGTATTTGTGAAGGTGATTACCTCACAGGAAGAGGTGAAAAAGATGGGCTTAAAACATAAGGTCTGCATCAATGTTACTGATCCAAAGGGTCAAAAGCAAATGGTTCTAAAAGGCGGTATCCGCAGCATTCCAAGAAAACTGTTAACTGCTCTTTTGGGGGAGAACACAGAAATCTTGGTGCTAACACCCGGACAGTCCGTTGAGTCGGTTGAAATCCATGAAATAGTTGAGGAGGTGCAAAATGAGCAAAGTAAAGCTGCTGTTGGATGTAATTTCTGATGTTCGCTCCTTGGCAGATAGCCTACAGGTGCTTTGTGATGCAATGGCGGAAACTGAGGCTACCGCATCAGTCAAAGAGCCTGCTCCTGCTAACGGGCAAGCAGCACAGAAAACGGAAAAAAAGAAAGCAAAGGAAATCAAGCTTGAAGATGTCAGAGCAAAACTGGCTGATATGAGCCAAGCAGGAAAGACGGCTGAAGTGCGTGACATTATCAAAAAGTATGGTGGCACTAAACTGAGTGATGTTGACCCTGTGCATTACGCTAACATTTTGAAAGACGTGGAGGAAGCTGCTAATGGGAAATAGTCACGCAGACCTTTCAGCATCGGGTTCTCACAGGTGGCTAAACTGTCTACCATCTGCCATGTTGGAGAAATGTTTTGAAAAAAAGGAAAGCACGGCTGCTGCTGAAGGTACTGCCGCTCATGCGCTTTGTGAACACAAACTGCGGAAGGCACTACATATAAGGAGCAAGCGTCCTGTTTCAGAGTTTGATTCTGACGAAATGGAAGAACACAGTGACAGCTATGTGGAGTTTGTATTGGAGCAATTGGAACTGGCAAAGCAGGATTGCAAAGATCCAATTGTGATAATTGAACAGCAACTTGATTTCTCACGTTATGTGCCTCAAGGCTTTGGTACGGTTGACTGTATCATCATTGCAGACAAAAAACTGCACATTATCGATTTTAAATATGGTATGGGAGTGCTTGTGGATTCGGTAGAAAATCCGCAGATGAAATTGTATGCACTAGGCGCTTTGGAAATCTATGACAGCCTTTATGATTTTAAAGAGGTGTCAATGAGCATCTTCCAGCCACGAAGAGAGAATGTCAGCACATGGACTATTTCTGTGGAAGAATTAACGGACTGGGCGGAAAAAGAACTGAAACCAAAGGCTCAAATAGCTATTAAGGGCGAGGGGGAATACCAACCCGGTGAGTGGTGTACTTTCTGCCGTGCAGCTATCAAGTGCCGTGCAAGAGCAGAGGAAAATTTAAAACTGGCTCAATTGGAGTTCAAGCTACCCCCTTTGCTCTCGGATTCTGAAATTGAAGAGGTCCTTGAAAAGCTACCTGACCTTACAAAATGGGCAAATGAAATCATGGCCTACGCAATGGACGCCGCCATCAATCATGGCAAGCTGTGGAACGGTTTTAAGGTAGTAGAGGGTCGATCTGTACGTAAGTACAAGGATGAAGAAGCTGTGGCAGAAACAGCCAAGGCCAATGGATATAAGGACATCTACTGTCAGAGCCTTATTACATTAACCGAAATGCAGAAACTGATGGGCAAGAAAAAATTTGAAGAGGTTCTCGGTGATCTCATTTATAAACCACCGGGCAAGCCTACACTGGTTCCAATAACGGATAAACGTGCGGCTATCAATGTATCAGATGTAAAAAACGAATTTAACGAAATTATGGAGGATTAATATTATGAAAAATCAGACTAATACAAAAGTTATCACAGGTAAAAACACTCGCCTTTCCTACTTCCACGGCTGGGAGCCAGTATCAATTAACGGCGGTGCGGAGAAATTTAGTGTATCGGTACTTATTCCAAAGGATGACATCGAAACCATCAACGCAATCAATGCGGCAATTGATGCTGCAATCGAAGAAGGTATTTCTAAGTTTGGCGGTAAAAAGCCAAACAAGTCAGCTATTAAAATTCCTCTTCGTGACGGGGATGTGGAACGTGACGATGATGCCTATAAGGGACATTACTTCGTTAATGCCAACAGCACTACCGCTCCTCAGATTGTGGATAAAGCTGTCAGACCGATTCTTGATAGGGGTGAAGTTTACAGCGGCTGCTATGCAAGAGTATCGTTGAACTTCTACGCTTTCAACTCCAACGGAAATAAGGGTGTTGCCTGCGGTTTGGGTAACATTCAGAAAGTCAGGGACGGAGAGCCTTTGGGCGGTAGAACCAATGCTGCTGATGATTTCACTACTGTTGAGGATGATGATTTCTTGGCATAATTGCAAAATAACTGTACGGACGGGGTGACGGAGGATTATCTTCGTCACCTTGTTCGCTTTGAAAGGGTGGTTATATAAATGAAATCCATATCAATTGATATTGAGTCATTTTCTAGTGTGAATCTACAAAAGTCAGGAGTTTACCGCTATGCCGAAAGCAGTGATTTTGAAATCATGTTGTTTGGATATTCCGTAGATGGTGGTGATATAAAGGTTGTTGACCTTGCTCGTGGTGAAACGATACCGGAGGAAATAATGAATGCACTTTCTGATAATGCCGTTCAAAAATGGGCATTCAATGCTCAGTTTGAGCGTATATGCTTATCCAGATTCCTCGGTATGCAAACAGGACGTTATCTTGAACCAACATCATGGCATTGCACTATGGTGTGGTCGGCAACATTGGGTTTGCCTCTTTCTTTGGAGGGTGTCGGTGCTGTGCTTGGTCTTGAGAAACAAAAATTAAGCGAGGGTAAAAACCTTATTCGATACTTCTGTGTCCCTTGCACTGCCACAAAAATTAATGGTGGTCGAACTAGAAATCTGCCAGAGCATGATACCGATAAATGGCAGCAGTTTAAATCATACAACCTGCGTGATGTTGAAGTGGAGTTGGCAATACAAGAGAAATTATCCAAGTTTCCAGTGCAGGATGCTATTTGGAATGAATATCATCTGGACCAGGAAATAAATGACCGTGGCATTGGTGTTGACATGACTTTTGTGAAGCAGGCTATAGCCATTGATGATTATTCTAACAAAAAGCTGACGGCACTTATGCAAGAAGCGACAAATCTCGACAATCCGAATTCTGTATTGCAAATGAAGAATTGGCTTGCAGATAACGGATTGGAAACAGATACCCTTGGGAAAAAGGCTGTGGCAGAGATGATAAAAACTGCACCAGAACAACTGGGAGAGGTATTGGAACTGCGTCAACAACTGGCAAAGTCCAGTGTAAAGAAATATACGGCAATGCAAAATGTAGTCTGCAAGGATCACCGTGCAAGAGGTATGTTTCAATTTTACGGTGCAAATCGCACAGGACGCTTTAGTGGCAGGCTTATACAATTACAGAATTTACCCCAAAACCATATGCCCGATTTGGAGCAGGCTCGGAGTTTGGTATGCAGTGGCAACTTTGATGCCCTGAACCTTCTTTATGATTCTGTCCCGGATGTGTTATCAGAACTCATTCGCACTTCATTTGTGCCACAAAACAACAGGAAATATATTGTGGCAGACTTCGCTGCAATTGAGGCTCGTGTTATTGCTTGGCTTGCAGGAGAACAGTGGAGGCTCGATGTGTTTGCAGACGGTGGAGATATTTACTGCAGTAGTGCAAGCAGGATGTTCCATGTCCCTGTTGAGAAAAACGGTACCAATGGCCACTTAAGACAAAAAGGAAAAATTTCGGAATTAGCCTTGGGTTATGGAGGCTCCGTTGGTGCCTTAAAAGCTATGGGCGCACTTGAAATGGGCCTTGCAGAAGATGAATTGCAGCCACTGGTTAAGGCGTGGAGAGATTCCAATCCTAATATTACAAAGCTGTGGTGGGATGTTGACCGTGTAGTAAAAAACTGTGTAAAAAATCGCATACCCGATGAAATTAATGGTATTGGAGTCAGTTATAAAAGTGGAATGCTGTTTATTACACTCCCATCCGGAAGACGGCTTTGTTATGTGAAACCTCGCATGGGTGTAAATGTATTTGGTGGTGAGTCTGTTAACTATGAGGGCATTGGAGCCACAAAAAAGTGGGAGAGGTTGGAAAGTTATGGCCCGAAATTCGTGGAAAACATAGTTCAGGCTATCAGCCGTGATATTTTGTGCTATGCATTGAAGAATCTTTGCAACTATAGAATTGTGGGGCATGTGCATGATGAAATTATCATAGAGGCTGACCATAATGTTAAGCTGGCGGATGTTTGTGAAAAGATGGGTAGAACACCTCTGTGGGCAAAAGGCCTGCTGCTTCGTGCCGATGGATTTGAATGTCAATTTTATAAAAAAGATTAATTATAAATATTTTTTTAGCAGGGGGTTAAAAACTCCTTGCTTTTTTTTGACTGGGATTTAGGAAGGTAGAGACCTTCAAATAAATCTCAGGAGGTAATTCGTAATGAACGAATTAATCAGAATCAGTTTTGACAGTGACCGCCCTACTGTGAGTGGACGAGAATTATATGCTGCTTTGGAAGTGGGGACAAAATATGCAGACTGGATGAAACGTATGTGTGAGTACGGATTTGCAGAAGGAAGTGACTATAAAACTTGCTTCTCAAATTTGGGAAGCGAGATGCATGGAGGTCAGAACAAGGTAGATCATCAACTTACTGTTGATATGGCAAAGCAACTTTGTATGATTCAGCGTACTGAGGTTGGCAGAAAGTTCCGTCAGTATTTCATCAAAGTAGAAGAGGCATGGAACTCGCCAGAGGCTGTTATGGCAAGGGCATTACAGTTTGCAAATAATCAACTTGCATTGATGAAAAAGCAAAATGCAGAACTTGTTGATACTGTGGCAATTCAGAATCAGCAGATTACAGAGATGAAACCGAAAGCCAGTTATTACGATGTGGTGCTTAACTGTAAAGACCTTATTTCTACATCAGCAATTGCAAAGGATTATGGGAAATCAGCAATTTGGATGAATCGTTATCTTCATGAAAAAGGTGTGCAGTTCAAGCAAGGTGAGATTTGGCTGTTGTATCAGAAGTTTGCTGAAAAAGGGTATACCAGCACCAAAACCCACAGTTATTTGGGAACTCAAGGTGATCAACATATCAAGGTTCATACCTATTGGACACAAAAAGGGAGACTTTTCATTTACGGATTAATGAAGGCAGATGGAATGCCTCCACTAATTGAACAGGAGGTGTAACAGGATGGGTATTGATAAGTTCAATCACGAAGGGTACTTTGACCCAACCACATATGAGGCTCTTACCAATATCCACCGTGAGGAGATGGTAGCTGATAAAAAGGCTGCCTATCGCCCTTTGGTGTATGTGTGTAGCCCGTATGCAGGAGATATTGAAAACAATGTAAACAATGCCAAGAGGTATAGTAGATTCACAGCAGAACAAAGTGGTATTCCTGTCACTCCTCATCTTATGTATCCGCAGTTTATGGATGATGATATCGAGAAAGAACGGGAACTTGCAATGCACTTTAATTATGTGTTGCTTGGAAAATGTAATGAGTTATGGGTCTTTGGCGGAGTTATCAGTAAGGGTATGGCTCGTGAAATTGGTGTAGCAAAGAAACGCAGAATGAAAATTAAATGGTTCAACTGGGAGATGAAGGAGGTTGAAGAATATGCTTAACTTCACTTTATACACTGCAGACTGCATTGGCAACAGTGCAAATTGTCTGTATCCCAATCAAGTGGTGGTTACTGACAAGGAAAGTTTTCTTGCAGCTATCTCCCATGACCATGTAACGGCAAGATATAAGAATAACTATCGCAGCAATGATAATTTTATAAGTGCGGATAATGTGCCACTTGATTGTGATAATGACCACTCAGATGACCCCAAAGATTGGGTGACCTCAGTTGATGTTGCCACAGCATTTGAAAATGTACCTTTTGTGGTTGTTTACAGTAGAAATCATATGAAGCAAAAAGGTAATAGATCTGCCCGTCCAAGATTTCATGTGTATTTTATGACTCCAATGATAACAGACCCAGTAGAATATGCAGGATTAAAACAGAGAATTTCAGATGAGTTTCCTTACTTTGATAGCAAGGCTCTTGACATTGCCAGATTTCTTTATGGTACTGATAATGCCGAGGTTGAGATTTACAATGGCAATAAAAATATTGTTGAGTTTCTCAATGAAATGGCTTTTGAAAATTGGGATAACGAACAGGAGCAAATCCCGGAGGGCAAGCGTAACAGCACCATGTCCCATTTTGCCGGGAAAATCATCAAGCGTTATGGCAATAACGAAGAGGCTTATGCTCGCTTTCTGAAAGTAGCTGAAAAGTGTGTTCCCCCACTTGATGAAATCGAACTGAAAGTCATATGGAACAGTGCTATTAATTTTGGAAAGCGTGTTGCCTCTCAAGAGGGGTACATTCCACCGGAGCAATATAACACTAACTCATTGTTAAAGCCGGATGATTTCTCTGATGTGGGTCAGGCGGTTGTTCTTGCAAGGGAGTATATCAACGCACTCAGGTATTCACCTGCAACAGACTATATCGTATATAACGGCAGTTTTTGGGAGGAATCAAAACCCAAGTCGCAGGCGGTAGCACAGGAACTTACTACCAGACAGCTTGAGGAGGCTGAAGCAGAAATAAAAAAAGCAATGGCTGAAATGCTTAAAAACGGTGCGGCAGAAATATTGGTGGCAATGGGAGCAAAGAAGGCAGCTAATGCTTTTAATAAACAACAGGGACACACATTTGATGTTTACGAGGCGGCAACGGCTTATAGGAACTATGCCATTAAACGCAGGGATTCTAAATATATTACATCAGCATTAAAAGAGGCTCGTCCACAGCTTTTAATTGAGCAACGGACACTTGATTCAGATGAATTTTTGTTGAATACACCCTCTGCTACTTATGATTTGCGAAAAGGTGCGGGTGTTTTAATGGAGCATGACTCCCTACACTTTATTACAAAACAAACAACGGTGGACCCCGGTAATGAAGGTGCAGAAATATGGGAGGATGCATTAAAGACATTTTTCTGCAATGATGCAGAACTCACCCAGTATGTTCAGAAAATCGTGGGTCTTTCCGCAATTGGCAAGGTATATGTGGAGGCATTGATTATTGCTTATGGTGAGGGGCGAAATGGCAAGTCCACTTTTTGGAATGTAGTGTCCAGAGTTCTTGGTACATATAGCGGAAATATTTCTGCAGATATGCTTACCGTAGGTTGTCATAGGAATGTGAAACCAGAACTTGCAGAGGCAAAGGGCAAAAGATTATTGATTGCTGCTGAACTCGAAGAAGGGATGCGCCTTAACACCTCAAATGTAAAACAACTCTGCTCCACAGATGAAATATATGCAGAAAAGAAATATAAAGATCCCTTCAGCTATACTCCCAGCCACACATTGGTGCTATATACCAATCACCTGCCAAAGGTTGGGGCGATTGATAAAGGCACATGGCGAAGGCTCATTGTGATTCCTTTTCATGCAAAGATCGAAGGCAAGCAGGATGTGAAGAACTATGCGGATTATCTTTTTGAGAATGCAGGTGGTGCAGTTCTCGCTTGGGTGATCGAGGGTGCAAAAAAGGTAATCGAAGACAATTATAAAATCGAACCTCCTCAAAAGGTAAAGGATGCCATTCAGGCATACAAGGACAACAATGACTGGCTTTCACATTTTTTCATGGAACGTTGTGAAGTTGATGAAACATACTCGGCAAAGTCCGGAGAGGTTTATAACGAGTATCGTTCTTTCTGTATGCAGACGGGTGAATATATCCGCAGTACGACAGATTTTTATACTGCACTTGATGTAGAGGGTTTTGAAAGACGCAGGACCCCTAAAGGTGTCTTTATTAAAGGGTTTAGGCTGAAATCTGAATTTCTGGAATAAGACAGTTTTTATAAATATGTAGGTCATGATGGTCTATTATATAACTTTTCTTAAGAAATAAAAATTTTACTATATATAAAGTTAGGAAAATGCCATTCAAGACCTACATAAACACCCCTCAATTATTCACTGATGCTTGAAGGAGGCAGAAAATGCTTGAAAAAGAAATAGAAAAAAAGCTGGTAACAGCAGTGAAAAATATGGGAGGTATCTGCCCCAAGTTTGTATCTCCCGGTTTGGATGGAGTGCCTGACCGTTTGGTGCTTTTACCTCAAGGGAAGTTTGCATTTGTTGAAATAAAAGCACCACAGAAGAAATTAAGGCCTTTGCAAGTAAAACGAAAAAGGCAACTGGAGCAGCTAGGTTTTTTAGTTTACTGCATTGACGATATCGCACAGATTGGAGGGGTTCTAAGTGAAATACAATCCTCATGATTATCAGACTTTTGCAACAAGATTCATATTAGAACACCCAATCTCAGCGGTACTGCTTGATATGGGACTTGGCAAGAGCGTTATAACTCTAACAGCAATTTTTGACCTTTGCCTGGATTTCTTTGAAACCTGCAAAGTTCTTGTTATTGCGCCACTTAGGGTTGCAAGGGATACATGGCCTGCAGAAATTGAAAAATGGGATCACCTAAAAGGTCTTACATTTTCAGTGGCAGTAGGCAGCGAGATTCAACGAAAAGCGGCACTCATGCAAAAAGTTCATATCCACCTTATTAATCGTGAGAATGTGGACTGGCTGATAAATGAAAGTGACTTACCATTTGACTATGACATGGTGGTCATAGATGAGTTATCTTCCTTCAAATCCTATAGTGCAAAAAGGTTCAAAAGCCTTATGAAAGTTAGACCTACGGTAAAACGCATTGTTGGTTTGACTGGGACTCCCTCCAGTAATGGTTTGATGGATTTATGGGCAGAGTTCAGGCTCCTTGATATGGGCAAGCGACTTGGAAGATTTATCACTCACTACCGCAGCAACTTCTTTGACCCCGACAAACGTAATCAGCAGATGGTGTTTAGCTATAAACCGAAGGTTGGTGCTGAAGATGCAATCTATCGCCTTATTTCAGACATCACAATCAGTATGAAGAGTACCGATTATTTGCAAATGCCGGAATGTTTAAACAACCGAGTAGAAGTCACTCTTTCAGAAAAGGAACTCAAAGCCTATAACAGCTTGAAGCAGGACTTGGTATTATCCCTTAAGGGTGAGGAGATTGATGCAGTCAATGCGGCAGCACTTTCCAATAAACTATGCCAAATGGCAAATGGTGCTGTGTATGGTGAGAGCAAGCAGGTCTTTCAAATACACGATCGCAAGCTGGATGCCCTTGAGGATTTATTGGAATCCGCCAATGGCAAGCCTGTTTTAGTAGCTTACTGGTTTAAACATGATTTAGATAGAATTCAAAAGCGATTCAAAGTTCGTGAGATTAAGACTTCCAAAGACATCTCCGACTGGAACAATGGCAATATTTCTGTAGCTGTTATCCATCCTGCCTCTGCAGGACATGGACTTAATCTTCAAAGTGGAGGCTCCACTTTGATATGGTTTGGACTGACTTGGAGCCTTGAACTTTACCAACAGACCAATGCCCGTCTTTGGCGGCAAGGTCAAACATCGGATACTGTTGTAATACACCACATCATAACAAAAGACACCATTGACGAACGGATTATGATGGCACTTGAGAAAAAAGATAAAGCACAATCTGCACTGATTGCTGCAGTAAAAGCCAGTTTGGAAGGAGTTAATGTATGAACGATAATTATCAAAATTTAGCGAATGCCATTGTGTTATCGGCAGTTAATGATTATAGAAAAGGACTGCAAACACTTACACTTTACCCTAAAGATAGAACTGCAAAGTACCAAATAAAGCAAATTGAACAGTTTTTTCGTTCAGAGTTCTACAAGCTGCTTACTGGTATTGATGGTGAAATGCTTATCGGT contains:
- a CDS encoding RNA polymerase sigma factor, with product MKFKKTPSNKRGTYTYYGVNGKVTVRPGKDGITEVDIKLLHSLDDNEVYTNIKNSRPKMDKQEKAAVKEWEEAHPGEVAPKNWNISIDASDGEDGTSQDKSKVLEEAYYSLEKEVSPAVERLRDVVETLTKEQQELYQMVVIQSMTLTEAAEVLGTSIPNIHKRINRIYEQIKKKF
- a CDS encoding rRNA biogenesis protein rrp5; the encoded protein is MSKVKLLLDVISDVRSLADSLQVLCDAMAETEATASVKEPAPANGQAAQKTEKKKAKEIKLEDVRAKLADMSQAGKTAEVRDIIKKYGGTKLSDVDPVHYANILKDVEEAANGK
- a CDS encoding DUF2800 domain-containing protein, encoding MGNSHADLSASGSHRWLNCLPSAMLEKCFEKKESTAAAEGTAAHALCEHKLRKALHIRSKRPVSEFDSDEMEEHSDSYVEFVLEQLELAKQDCKDPIVIIEQQLDFSRYVPQGFGTVDCIIIADKKLHIIDFKYGMGVLVDSVENPQMKLYALGALEIYDSLYDFKEVSMSIFQPRRENVSTWTISVEELTDWAEKELKPKAQIAIKGEGEYQPGEWCTFCRAAIKCRARAEENLKLAQLEFKLPPLLSDSEIEEVLEKLPDLTKWANEIMAYAMDAAINHGKLWNGFKVVEGRSVRKYKDEEAVAETAKANGYKDIYCQSLITLTEMQKLMGKKKFEEVLGDLIYKPPGKPTLVPITDKRAAINVSDVKNEFNEIMED
- a CDS encoding DUF2815 family protein, coding for MKNQTNTKVITGKNTRLSYFHGWEPVSINGGAEKFSVSVLIPKDDIETINAINAAIDAAIEEGISKFGGKKPNKSAIKIPLRDGDVERDDDAYKGHYFVNANSTTAPQIVDKAVRPILDRGEVYSGCYARVSLNFYAFNSNGNKGVACGLGNIQKVRDGEPLGGRTNAADDFTTVEDDDFLA
- a CDS encoding DNA polymerase, producing the protein MKSISIDIESFSSVNLQKSGVYRYAESSDFEIMLFGYSVDGGDIKVVDLARGETIPEEIMNALSDNAVQKWAFNAQFERICLSRFLGMQTGRYLEPTSWHCTMVWSATLGLPLSLEGVGAVLGLEKQKLSEGKNLIRYFCVPCTATKINGGRTRNLPEHDTDKWQQFKSYNLRDVEVELAIQEKLSKFPVQDAIWNEYHLDQEINDRGIGVDMTFVKQAIAIDDYSNKKLTALMQEATNLDNPNSVLQMKNWLADNGLETDTLGKKAVAEMIKTAPEQLGEVLELRQQLAKSSVKKYTAMQNVVCKDHRARGMFQFYGANRTGRFSGRLIQLQNLPQNHMPDLEQARSLVCSGNFDALNLLYDSVPDVLSELIRTSFVPQNNRKYIVADFAAIEARVIAWLAGEQWRLDVFADGGDIYCSSASRMFHVPVEKNGTNGHLRQKGKISELALGYGGSVGALKAMGALEMGLAEDELQPLVKAWRDSNPNITKLWWDVDRVVKNCVKNRIPDEINGIGVSYKSGMLFITLPSGRRLCYVKPRMGVNVFGGESVNYEGIGATKKWERLESYGPKFVENIVQAISRDILCYALKNLCNYRIVGHVHDEIIIEADHNVKLADVCEKMGRTPLWAKGLLLRADGFECQFYKKD
- a CDS encoding phage antirepressor KilAC domain-containing protein, coding for MNELIRISFDSDRPTVSGRELYAALEVGTKYADWMKRMCEYGFAEGSDYKTCFSNLGSEMHGGQNKVDHQLTVDMAKQLCMIQRTEVGRKFRQYFIKVEEAWNSPEAVMARALQFANNQLALMKKQNAELVDTVAIQNQQITEMKPKASYYDVVLNCKDLISTSAIAKDYGKSAIWMNRYLHEKGVQFKQGEIWLLYQKFAEKGYTSTKTHSYLGTQGDQHIKVHTYWTQKGRLFIYGLMKADGMPPLIEQEV
- a CDS encoding DUF4406 domain-containing protein; amino-acid sequence: MGIDKFNHEGYFDPTTYEALTNIHREEMVADKKAAYRPLVYVCSPYAGDIENNVNNAKRYSRFTAEQSGIPVTPHLMYPQFMDDDIEKERELAMHFNYVLLGKCNELWVFGGVISKGMAREIGVAKKRRMKIKWFNWEMKEVEEYA
- a CDS encoding phage/plasmid primase, P4 family translates to MLNFTLYTADCIGNSANCLYPNQVVVTDKESFLAAISHDHVTARYKNNYRSNDNFISADNVPLDCDNDHSDDPKDWVTSVDVATAFENVPFVVVYSRNHMKQKGNRSARPRFHVYFMTPMITDPVEYAGLKQRISDEFPYFDSKALDIARFLYGTDNAEVEIYNGNKNIVEFLNEMAFENWDNEQEQIPEGKRNSTMSHFAGKIIKRYGNNEEAYARFLKVAEKCVPPLDEIELKVIWNSAINFGKRVASQEGYIPPEQYNTNSLLKPDDFSDVGQAVVLAREYINALRYSPATDYIVYNGSFWEESKPKSQAVAQELTTRQLEEAEAEIKKAMAEMLKNGAAEILVAMGAKKAANAFNKQQGHTFDVYEAATAYRNYAIKRRDSKYITSALKEARPQLLIEQRTLDSDEFLLNTPSATYDLRKGAGVLMEHDSLHFITKQTTVDPGNEGAEIWEDALKTFFCNDAELTQYVQKIVGLSAIGKVYVEALIIAYGEGRNGKSTFWNVVSRVLGTYSGNISADMLTVGCHRNVKPELAEAKGKRLLIAAELEEGMRLNTSNVKQLCSTDEIYAEKKYKDPFSYTPSHTLVLYTNHLPKVGAIDKGTWRRLIVIPFHAKIEGKQDVKNYADYLFENAGGAVLAWVIEGAKKVIEDNYKIEPPQKVKDAIQAYKDNNDWLSHFFMERCEVDETYSAKSGEVYNEYRSFCMQTGEYIRSTTDFYTALDVEGFERRRTPKGVFIKGFRLKSEFLE
- a CDS encoding VRR-NUC domain-containing protein, producing MLEKEIEKKLVTAVKNMGGICPKFVSPGLDGVPDRLVLLPQGKFAFVEIKAPQKKLRPLQVKRKRQLEQLGFLVYCIDDIAQIGGVLSEIQSS
- a CDS encoding DEAD/DEAH box helicase, encoding MKYNPHDYQTFATRFILEHPISAVLLDMGLGKSVITLTAIFDLCLDFFETCKVLVIAPLRVARDTWPAEIEKWDHLKGLTFSVAVGSEIQRKAALMQKVHIHLINRENVDWLINESDLPFDYDMVVIDELSSFKSYSAKRFKSLMKVRPTVKRIVGLTGTPSSNGLMDLWAEFRLLDMGKRLGRFITHYRSNFFDPDKRNQQMVFSYKPKVGAEDAIYRLISDITISMKSTDYLQMPECLNNRVEVTLSEKELKAYNSLKQDLVLSLKGEEIDAVNAAALSNKLCQMANGAVYGESKQVFQIHDRKLDALEDLLESANGKPVLVAYWFKHDLDRIQKRFKVREIKTSKDISDWNNGNISVAVIHPASAGHGLNLQSGGSTLIWFGLTWSLELYQQTNARLWRQGQTSDTVVIHHIITKDTIDERIMMALEKKDKAQSALIAAVKASLEGVNV